In Candidatus Electrothrix scaldis, the genomic window CTCTGGCAGCATTTTGCCGAACAGGTGGTCTCGCCGGTGGATTTTATTACCTTGGTCCAGGACATGAGCAAGGACTGCGACCTGCTTCTGGAGGTAGGGCCAGGCAAGGTGCTGAGCGGTCTTGCTCGCACTATCATTGCAGCGAGTAATGAGGAAGACGTCCCGTCCTGTTTTCCCCTGGAAACAGAGCCCGAGCAGGACAAGGATCTCCATCATTTTTTGGCTAGGTATTTTGTGCAGGGGGGAAACGTCAAGTGGCAGGCATTGTATGAGGACAGATTGATTCGTCCTTTTACTCCGGTGGATGAGCGTGTTTTTCTCACCAATCCCTGCGAACGGCCCTTTCCCGAGCAAGAGGAGGGGCTTGCTTCTCCTCTTTTTTCTTCAGGACTATTGGGGGGCGGAAAGGCTGAGCGTGTTCTGGCTAAATATGCCGGGATTCCGCAGGAAAAATTAGCGTCCTACCTGGAACGACGGGGTCGCTTTCTTGGAGGGATGATCCGGGTGGATCTTGAGAATATGGCTTCTCTGAAGGGAAAGCCTATACTTGAGCCTTATGAACTTCCTGAAACTTCAGAGGCCTCAGAGAGTTTGCAAAAGCACATCCCTTCCTCTTCTGACCAATCCCTGATTGAGAAGCCGCTTGCAAAAGATGAGTTGCGTGATACTCATCCGTCTCAAGAAAAAGAAGAAAGCCCTGTCACATTACTGATTAATCTCATTGAAGAACGAACTGGTTTTCCACCGGAAAGCCTGTCTATGGATCTGCGCCTGTTGGATGATCTCAATCTTGATTCCATAAAGGCAGCAGAGTTGATTGCAGAGGCCGCGCATCGTGCTGGTGTGTCAGCAGCGCAGTTGAATATTGCTGAATATGCCAATGCTACCTTGCAAGAGGTGAGCGATCTTCTTGGGAAAGAGGATCCATATCCTGATAAACAGGTTGTTCAGGGGGAGTCCTCACGTTATCCTGGCTGGGTTCGTGATTTCACCTTGCAATATCTCCCGGAGCCTTTGCCTGCTGCACAGCTTGATGGGCAGGAAATATTGCGACAAGGTGAGGAGGTGTTGATTCTCTTTGAGCCTGCTGAGCAGGAGCTTGCAGAGCAACTGCAACATGCCTTGCAACCTATTACTTCTGAGGTACAACTTGTTTCTTTCCCAGAGGCACGCCAGTCCCTTGCCTCCCTACTCAACCGCTTTGCCTGGGTTGTAGCTCTCTTACCGCATCAAGACAAAGATGAAATGCTCGGACAGCAGGGCTTACTTGAGCATGTCACCAGATTGCACACAATCGTTTCTTCTGCTTTCCACAGCGCCGCCTCAGAGAATCCCTTATTGGCTGTAGTACAGTTTGCTGATGGTTTTTTTGGTGAAGGGGCTGAGGCCGTGGATAGCAGGCGCTGTTCAGCCAAGGCCCTGGCTGCCAGTCTTCATCTTGAGCAGCCCGATCTCCGGGTAAGGGTGCTTGATTTTGCACCGCAAGTCCCTGTGGCTCAACTCTGTGCATTTATAATGGCCGAGTTGCGTACCCCTGGGCAATATGCAGCTGTCGGCTATGCCGCAGATCAGGTTCGCCGGGTTCCTCGTCCTGTATTACGCAATATTACGGCTGATCAACCGAGGACCATCCGATGGTCGCCAAAAGATGTGGTGTTGGCGACTGGTGGGGCAAAGGGCATTACCGCAGAATGCGTGTTGGCCTTTGCCCGTTCCTCAGGGGTCCAGTTGGCCTTGGTCGGTAGTTCTTCTCCAGCACTGCGTAATGAGCAGCATGATGAGATTCTTCACACCTTGAAGCGGGCGAATGAAGCAGGGCTTTTTGCCCATTATTACCAATGTGATGTCACAGATGCCGAGGCCGTGCGAAGGCTTGTTCATCAGGTAGAGAAAGAGCAGGGACGAATCACCGGCGTTATTCATGGGAGCGCTCTGAATCGACCAGCTGACCTGCGCAGTGTATCAGTTGAGCAGGCCCTGGATGAGATCAGCCCTAAAGTTGTTGGTGCAATGAATCTCTGTGAGGCCCTGCAGGCCAATCCTCCGCGACTGTTCATGGCTTTTTCTTCTATCATTGGCATATCCGGGATGCGGCATAACGGCTGGTACGGATTTTCTAATGAGATTTTGCATCGCTTTTTACGGCAATATGCTCAGGAAGAGTCTGCTACGGCTATCCTCAGTATTGCCTATAGCATCTGGGACGAGGTTGGAATGGGGGTCAGGATGGGCAGCACCTCCTGGCTGGCAAAGATGGGGATAGAGGCTCTGTCTGCTCAACAGGGGACCTCCCATTTTCTTCGGCTTGCCACCCATGACCCTGGTACGGATCAGGTTATTGTCACGGCAAGAACAGCAGGTCTGGATACCTTTTTTCCGCAGAGTCCAGCATTGCCGGAAGGATTACGCTTTATTGACAAGCTTATGGTCTATCAACCAGGGGTTGAAATTGCCACCAGAACACGGCTGACCCTGGAAGATGATCCCTATATCCGAGATCATTGTTGGCGCGGCACCTATCTTTTTCCTCTGGTTTTTGGGCTTGAAGCAATGGCCCAGGCAGTGCGGGTGATTACCGGGAAGGTCTGTTTTGATACGGTATGCATAGAGGATATCGAATTGGCCCGACCTGTCATTATCTCCGAGGAAAAGGGAGAAGAAATCGAGATTCATGCCTTAGTTCTGGAGTCAGATCATCTTCGTCCTGGCCTTGCGGTGCAGGTGCAGATACGGACAGCGCAGACCGATTTCAGCAGAGAGCATTTTTCGGCAACATTTATTTTTCGAGATGACAGCCCCGCAGCCGAGCTGGAGGTTCCTGAGCAGCTTGTCCCGCTTGACCTTGACCCCAAGCTTGATTTGTATAAAGAGGATCTGCTTTTTCAAGGCCCTTTGTATCAGAGAATTCAGAATGTTTTTCAGTTGACCTCCAGTACCTGTGTTTTTTCAGCAGCAACGAGCGATTCTGTAAATGATTCTGCAAATGATTCTGCAAACGATTCTGTAGAAATGGGAGAGCAGGACTGGATACTCGGGAATCCTTTTCTGCGAGATGCCCTCTTGCAATCAGGGCAGCTTCCTCTTCCTCAGGATCTCTGCCTCCCCGCTCGTATTCAGCGCATTGAACGTTTCTCGACAAGTGTCCGTCACCAGGGAATTGTGCTGGGAAAGGCCCTTATTGAAGAGCATACAGATAAATACATTGCAGGAACAGTGACCTTCTTTAATGAGCAGGGGCAGGTCTTTGAACGGATGAGTGGTTATCGCGCTCAGATTATTGATCAAAGAGAGGGTAATCCGACAGCAGAGGATTTTGTTTCTCCGGGCCAGCGTGATCACAGCATCATGCAGGAGAAGTTGAAGCAACGAGATGCCCTCTTGCCCTCTCAATGTATGCTCCCCAGGCTCAGTTCAAATTTTATTCCGAGACTGCAGAAGCTTGGTCGGGATGAGCGGAGGAAAAAAGAGCTGCCTTTTATCAGAGAGACATTGGCGCCCTTGCTGCATGCCTCTGATGGTCGTATTGAGATTTCCTGGTCACAGGAAGGGAAGCCCTCTCTGGCTATTCCTACTGACGCAGGGGTGCATTTTTCCCTGAGCCATAATCAGGGGACGATTATCTGTACGGCAGGGCGGGGGCCGCAAGGCTGTGATCTTGAAACGGTATCCACGCGCGAAAAAGAAGAATGGCTTGTTTTGCTTGGTGAAGGAAGCAAGTCTCTTCTTGCCTCTCTGACCAAGCAGGGAGATAGTTTGTCCAGGGCCGGAACCCGGTTGTGGAGTACTCTGGAGGCCCTTTTTAAGGCCTTAGCTCTTCACCCTGATGCGGGCATGCTGCGTATTTCCGAGAGCCAGGAGGATGCGGTGCTTTTTCTTTACGAAGATTTTTGTGTTCTCACCTTTCCTGTGCAGTTGACCCTGCGTGGCGAGCGAATGTTAGCCTTTGTCATTCCTGAAAAATGTCGTAATATTGCTATCTCTGATCAGGTTCCGGTATCGGGTAATACCGATGCCTGGCCGAATAAGGTGGGCAGTTTTACCCATGAGTTTACAACAACTTTTTTAGAGGGCAGGGGGCCAAGCGGGAAGGTTTATTTTACCAATATTCCTGTGTGGATGGGGGAGTTGAGAGAACTGGCCTTACTGCCCATAGCTGAGCATCTTGTGCGGGATATGAAAAGCGGGCAATGGGGCATGGTGACAAACAGGTCCTTTTTCGCTGTTGATCAACTGCTGGATAGCTATGAGGATGTGATTGGTGAGGTTCGTTTGCTGGAAGATACCGATCTGGAAAAATCCTTTCTTTCCTTGGCGTTTAAGTGGTTCAAGAAACAGGAGGATGGGAGCTTGGTTCAGGCGGTTTCTGGGCGACTTGCGACCACTTGGGTCAAGGTTCAGGGGCATGGCAATGTGCAGGCGGCGACTTTACCCGAGTATTTTACCTCATACCTGGAAAAGTTGTCTCTCTCTCCTGATGATTCCGAACCTCCGGGGAAGAATAGGCACCCTTTCTTTGCTCAGGCAACACCGCTCTTCTCAGCAAGTGTTTCAACGAGAAAACAATACATGTTGCAGCAGCAGCAGTTTCTTACCTCCAGGGAGGATTCCAATCTGGTGGGCAATATTTACTTTTCGAATTACTATGCCTGGCAGGCAAGGGTCCGGGATCGGTATCTGGTGACCCAACTACCTCAGATAGCTTCCCAATATCTTGATAAGGATTTTGTCTGCGTGCATGCAGAGGTTCATCATCTGCAAGAGGCAATGCCTTTTGAGACCATAGAGGTTTCGATGTATCTTTACAAGCTCTTTGAGGAAGGATTTGTTTTTTATTTTGAATATTATACCATTGATGAGCAGGGAGAGAGAGGGCGGAAACTGGCCCACGGGCAGCACGGTGTAGTATGGGCTTCATGCGTACATCGGAAGCATGGGGAAATTCATCCAGAAAAGATGCCTGATGAGTATTTATGGCATGTCATGGAACAGATAAAGGATGCCGAATGACAAGCAGTCCTGAAGAAACCCTCCAGCAGGTCTTTGGTTTTGAGAGCTTTCTGCCAGGTCAGGAGCAGGTTATTTCTGCTGTCCTGGCTGGTCGTTCAGCCTTGGCCATTTTTCCCACAGGGCAGGGGAAGAGCCTCTGTTATCAGTTGCCAGCTCTTCATCTTCCCGGTTTGACCCTTGTGGTCTCGCCGCTCATGGCCCTGATGAAGGATCAGGTGGATTTCCTGGTCAGGAAAGGGATTCCTGCTGCCCGCCTGGATTCCTCTTTGGATTTCAATCAGGTCAATGCCGTCTATGAGCAACTGCAAGAGAATGCATTGAAGTTGCTCTATGTCGCCCCGGAGCGTTTTGCCAATGAACGCTTTGTGGGGCTGGTTTCCCGGCTTCACCTCTCCCTGCTGGTCATTGATGAGGCCCATTGCATCTCCGAATGGGGACATAACTTCCGTCCTGATTATCTCAAGCTGGCTGAATTAGCTCAGACCTTTGCCGTGCCCGCTGTCCTGAGCCTGACTGCCACCGCCACGCCTCAGGTGGCAGCAGATATTTGCCGAAGTTTTACCATTGCAGAGGCAGATTGTGTCCAGACTGGATTTTATCGCCCAAATCTCACTCTATGCTTTGAGCCTGCTGAAGAGCCGGATCAGGCCTTGGTGCGTTGCCTGCACGATCTGCATAAGCAGCAGGAGAGCGGGGCTTTAGGGCCGAGTATTGTCTACGTGACCCAACAGGAGACCGCAATGCGGGTGGCGCAGCTGCTTGCCAAGGCAGGCTTTTCAGTCAAAC contains:
- a CDS encoding SDR family NAD(P)-dependent oxidoreductase → MNSSLIAIIGMACHYPGAQDLLTFWENILTRRRQFRPLPDSRLPASLYYDADPAALDKTYCRKAGLIDGLHFDPAKYRIPRSTFDSADIVHWLALKVALASLDDAGFKKESVPKEKTGVVLGNTLTGEYSRSEGLRLRWPFVRRVLEKTALEKGLSAEQSAELIRTAEAYYKSVFTPITEDTLAGALSNTIAGRICNYLDLHGGGYTVDGACSSSIIAAATAATHLVNGDLDLALAGGVDISLDTFELVGFAKTAALTNEDMRVYDRRAKGFIPGEGCGFVVMKRLEDAVADGDYVYAVLHGWGISSDGKGGLTAPNAQGQAKALQRAYERAAWDIHDLDFIEGHGTGTAVGDKTELEGIALAMNTMNTMKRDNDVGARRAVPPGESLRRCGMTSLKSLIGHTKAASGIGALIKTVIALNQRILPPLANCFDPNPVFAGKASALYPLLHGEICSPRSVLRAGVSGMGFGGINSHLALASGDPPAPKLIPAVREQKLLADYQYTELFIFSAPTVKDLLARVQAAEDLARNICEGERADLAAYFAALYGQEKSCGPVRAAVTAGTPEALLDALAEIGRILRTSPLQAQQMIVRPKSGVCIGNDVQEHRLGFLFPGQGSQRINMGYRLVQRYDWAEQLVRKMEKVLAWPEGQQLSDFIFYPLERAHGPAQIAGWRKQLKQTEIAQPALCLVSMLQLRQLERLGIRPDAVGGHSLGELTAFYAAGAYSSEELIRFAALRGQAMSPGLEQAGTMAGLACSATRAQALLDKGKGYAVVANKNSPSQTVISGEASCIEWVCRYAEEQGIQAIPLPVANAFHSRFVRQAAQVLAESRILPEYPPKITTALFSGLQGGRIDAECNLWQHFAEQVVSPVDFITLVQDMSKDCDLLLEVGPGKVLSGLARTIIAASNEEDVPSCFPLETEPEQDKDLHHFLARYFVQGGNVKWQALYEDRLIRPFTPVDERVFLTNPCERPFPEQEEGLASPLFSSGLLGGGKAERVLAKYAGIPQEKLASYLERRGRFLGGMIRVDLENMASLKGKPILEPYELPETSEASESLQKHIPSSSDQSLIEKPLAKDELRDTHPSQEKEESPVTLLINLIEERTGFPPESLSMDLRLLDDLNLDSIKAAELIAEAAHRAGVSAAQLNIAEYANATLQEVSDLLGKEDPYPDKQVVQGESSRYPGWVRDFTLQYLPEPLPAAQLDGQEILRQGEEVLILFEPAEQELAEQLQHALQPITSEVQLVSFPEARQSLASLLNRFAWVVALLPHQDKDEMLGQQGLLEHVTRLHTIVSSAFHSAASENPLLAVVQFADGFFGEGAEAVDSRRCSAKALAASLHLEQPDLRVRVLDFAPQVPVAQLCAFIMAELRTPGQYAAVGYAADQVRRVPRPVLRNITADQPRTIRWSPKDVVLATGGAKGITAECVLAFARSSGVQLALVGSSSPALRNEQHDEILHTLKRANEAGLFAHYYQCDVTDAEAVRRLVHQVEKEQGRITGVIHGSALNRPADLRSVSVEQALDEISPKVVGAMNLCEALQANPPRLFMAFSSIIGISGMRHNGWYGFSNEILHRFLRQYAQEESATAILSIAYSIWDEVGMGVRMGSTSWLAKMGIEALSAQQGTSHFLRLATHDPGTDQVIVTARTAGLDTFFPQSPALPEGLRFIDKLMVYQPGVEIATRTRLTLEDDPYIRDHCWRGTYLFPLVFGLEAMAQAVRVITGKVCFDTVCIEDIELARPVIISEEKGEEIEIHALVLESDHLRPGLAVQVQIRTAQTDFSREHFSATFIFRDDSPAAELEVPEQLVPLDLDPKLDLYKEDLLFQGPLYQRIQNVFQLTSSTCVFSAATSDSVNDSANDSANDSVEMGEQDWILGNPFLRDALLQSGQLPLPQDLCLPARIQRIERFSTSVRHQGIVLGKALIEEHTDKYIAGTVTFFNEQGQVFERMSGYRAQIIDQREGNPTAEDFVSPGQRDHSIMQEKLKQRDALLPSQCMLPRLSSNFIPRLQKLGRDERRKKELPFIRETLAPLLHASDGRIEISWSQEGKPSLAIPTDAGVHFSLSHNQGTIICTAGRGPQGCDLETVSTREKEEWLVLLGEGSKSLLASLTKQGDSLSRAGTRLWSTLEALFKALALHPDAGMLRISESQEDAVLFLYEDFCVLTFPVQLTLRGERMLAFVIPEKCRNIAISDQVPVSGNTDAWPNKVGSFTHEFTTTFLEGRGPSGKVYFTNIPVWMGELRELALLPIAEHLVRDMKSGQWGMVTNRSFFAVDQLLDSYEDVIGEVRLLEDTDLEKSFLSLAFKWFKKQEDGSLVQAVSGRLATTWVKVQGHGNVQAATLPEYFTSYLEKLSLSPDDSEPPGKNRHPFFAQATPLFSASVSTRKQYMLQQQQFLTSREDSNLVGNIYFSNYYAWQARVRDRYLVTQLPQIASQYLDKDFVCVHAEVHHLQEAMPFETIEVSMYLYKLFEEGFVFYFEYYTIDEQGERGRKLAHGQHGVVWASCVHRKHGEIHPEKMPDEYLWHVMEQIKDAE